A region from the Tahibacter amnicola genome encodes:
- a CDS encoding glycine zipper 2TM domain-containing protein, producing MRTQFSRITALALTGAVIFGTATPVFANHRGCYNCGVVREAYRERGEDRRLGGGTVIGALAGAAIGNQVGKGDGRKAATVAGALAGGAVGHNVEKRHRRDRTYWHVEVSMDNGGYRVLNMRNNRQSLRPGDRVVVRNGEAYLLR from the coding sequence ATGCGTACGCAGTTTTCACGGATCACCGCGCTGGCGCTGACCGGCGCCGTCATCTTCGGTACCGCCACTCCCGTCTTCGCCAACCATCGCGGTTGCTACAACTGCGGCGTGGTGCGCGAGGCCTATCGCGAGCGCGGTGAAGACCGCCGCCTGGGTGGCGGCACAGTGATTGGAGCCCTGGCGGGCGCGGCGATCGGCAACCAGGTTGGCAAGGGCGACGGACGCAAGGCAGCGACCGTCGCCGGCGCGTTGGCTGGCGGTGCGGTTGGACACAATGTCGAGAAGCGTCACCGTCGCGACCGCACCTACTGGCACGTCGAGGTATCGATGGATAACGGCGGTTATCGCGTGCTGAACATGCGCAACAACCGCCAGTCGCTGCGGCCCGGTGATCGCGTGGTTGTT